Genomic DNA from bacterium:
CCGGCGGTGGCACGCTTTCTCTTCCATCTCGAGCCCGAGATCCTCACCTTGCAGCAAGAGCTTTCGACCGGCAGCTGGCGCCCGCAGCCATATCGTTCGTTTACCATCCGCGAGCCCAAGCTCCGGCGCATCAGTGCCGCTGATTTTCGCGACCGGGTCGTGCATCACGCGATCATGAACGTGCTCGACCCTTTCTTCGAGCGAGCCCTCTTTGCCCACAGCTACGCTTGTCGAGTCGGCAAGGGAACCCATGCCGCCGTGCGCTACGCCCAGCGACAGGCGCGCCGGTTTCCCTACTTCCTGAAGGGCGACGTCGACCGCTACTTCGAAACGATTGATCACGCGGTGCTCAAGAATCTCCTGCGCCGAATGTTCAAAGACGCGCGCCTGCTCGCCCTTCTCGACCGGATCATCGACGCGCCGGTTCCCGGACAACAACCCGGCCAGGGGCTGCCGATCGGCAACTTGACCAGCCAGTATTTCGCCAATCACGTCCTCGGCCAGCTCGATCGATTCGTGAAACAGAGACTCCGAGCCCGCGGCTATCTCCGTTTCATGGACGATGTCCTGATCTTTGCCGAGACCAAGGCGGAGCTTCACCTACATCGCGCCGCGATACGCAGGTATCTCGCAGATGATCTGAGTTTGCGCCTCAAAGGGAAAGCCACCTGGCTAGCTCCCACGGGCCAGGGCATTCCCTTTCTCGGATTCCGAATATTCCCCCGAACGATCCGCTTGCAGGGGCAGCGATGGCACCGCATGCGACGTAGGATCCGGCGGCGCGAACGGGCGTTTCAGCAGGGTAGAATCTCGGCGGAGGAGCTGGCGACGTCGGTGCGCAGCAGCGTCGCCCACATCGAGCACGCTGCGACACGCCGGCTGCGCCGGTGCTTCTTCGCACAATCTTCGGCTCTGGGGTGAGCGCCGAATGAGGCTCGAACCGCGTGAACCGAGGCGGTGGCTGGAATTCGAACGCGCGCAACTGTCGC
This window encodes:
- a CDS encoding RNA-dependent DNA polymerase gives rise to the protein MKRHGHLFEQIVTWDNFLSAAKKAAAGKTAKPAVARFLFHLEPEILTLQQELSTGSWRPQPYRSFTIREPKLRRISAADFRDRVVHHAIMNVLDPFFERALFAHSYACRVGKGTHAAVRYAQRQARRFPYFLKGDVDRYFETIDHAVLKNLLRRMFKDARLLALLDRIIDAPVPGQQPGQGLPIGNLTSQYFANHVLGQLDRFVKQRLRARGYLRFMDDVLIFAETKAELHLHRAAIRRYLADDLSLRLKGKATWLAPTGQGIPFLGFRIFPRTIRLQGQRWHRMRRRIRRRERAFQQGRISAEELATSVRSSVAHIEHAATRRLRRCFFAQSSALG